In Accipiter gentilis unplaced genomic scaffold, bAccGen1.1, whole genome shotgun sequence, one DNA window encodes the following:
- the LOC126037434 gene encoding LOW QUALITY PROTEIN: deleted in malignant brain tumors 1 protein-like (The sequence of the model RefSeq protein was modified relative to this genomic sequence to represent the inferred CDS: substituted 1 base at 1 genomic stop codon), producing the protein MGDRLSIHAGLGAAEILLILAGLCASGPANVRLVNGPDSCTGRLEVFYNGTWGTVCDDHWDLNGARMVCRQLGCGMALSAVGGARYGXGADPIWLDNVRCTGMEAALSECQAWPWGAHNCGHGEDTSVVCSGAPVPGSTHTRLVNGSSFCSGRVEVFHNGEWGTVCDDNWSLVDAKVVCREVGCGQELSALSRAAFGQGSGPIWLDEVTCAGLEAALSQCWDGSWGSHNCNHREDAGVECTEPTQVRLVDGSSRCSGRAEVHHNQQWGTVCDDNWDLNDVEVVCRQLGCGLAMSALGRALFGQGHSPIWLDEVSCAGMEGAITECSFRPWGAHNCNHSEDAGVICSDPTELRLVNGPNRCTGRLEVLHDQQWGSVCDNDWDMEDAKVVCRHLGCGAPISAPGWARFGRGYDPIWLETVSCQGTEAALTECRTQMWGTHSCHHGEDASVVCSDPMALQLVDGPHRCAGRVKVLHQEEWGTVCDNGWDLQDAEVVCWQLGCGAAVAAPGFAHFGRGSDPIWLDEVNCTGTESTLSECRAKPKGVHKCHHGEDAGAVCSDPTEVRLVNGSNRCSGRVEVLHNQRWGSVRDDNWDLDDAEVVCRQLSCGMAVATPPRAQFGVGHEPIWLDDVNCTGTEATLSECRAGPWEESNCNHQEDASVVCQGLAQLRLVNGSSRCSGRVEVLRNQQWGTVCDNGWDLNDAEVMCQQMGCGVAVSAPGSAHFGPGSNHIWLGEVECTGAEVTLSECRSRMEEPINCHHGEDAGVVCSDPPAL; encoded by the exons ATGGGCGACAGACTATCCATCCATGCTGGTCTTGGGGCTGCAGAGATCCTCCTCATCCTAGCAGGGCTGTGCG CATCAGGTCCTGCCAACGTAAGGCTGGTGAATGGCCCTGACTCCTGCACGGGCCGGCTGGAGGTGTTTTACAATGGTACCTGGGGGACGGTGTGTGATGACCACTGGGACCTCAATGGCGCCCGCATGGTCTGCCGGCAGCTGGGCTGCGGGATGGCGCTGTCTGCCGTTGGTGGGGCTCGCTACGGGTGAGGAGCAGACCCCATCTGGCTGGACAATGTACGGTGCACTGGGATGGAGGCTGCCCTTTCCGAGTGCCAGGCATGGCCCTGGGGAGCCCACAACTGCGGGCACGGGGAAGACACCAGCGTTGTGTGCTCAG GGGCACCCGTTCCAGGTTCGACCCATACCAGGCTGGTGAACGGCTCAAGTTTCTGCTCTGGCAGAGTTGAAGTCTTCCACAATGGTGAATGGGGTACCGTGTGTGATGACAACTGGAGCCTGGTGGATGCCAAAGTGGTGTGCAGGGAGGTGGGCTGTGGCCAAGAACTGTCAGCTCTGTCCAGGGCTGCCTTCGGGCAAGGGTCGGGGCCCATCTGGCTGGACGAAGTGACCTGTGCTGGGTTGGAGGCTGCCCTTTCTCAGTGCTGGGACGGGTCCTGGGGAAGCCATAACTGCAACCACAGAGAGGATGCTGGTGTTGAATGCACAG AACCGACTCAGGTCCGGCTGGTGGATGGCTCCAGCCGCTGCTCAGGGCGAGCTGAGGTCCACCACAACCAGCAGTGGGGGACAGTATGCGATGACAACTGGGACCTGAACGATGTTGAGGTGGTGTgccggcagctgggctgtgggctGGCTATGTCAGCCCTTGGCAGGGCTCTGTTTGGGCAAGGACACAGTCCCATCTGGCTGGATGAGGTGAGCTGCGCTGGGATGGAAGGTGCCATCACTGAATGCAGCTTCAGGCCCTGGGGAGCCCATAACTGCAACCACAGTGAAGATGCGGGTGTCATATGCTCAG ACCCCACGGAGCTACGGCTGGTGAACGGCCCAAATCGCTGCACTGGGCGCCTCGAGGTGCTTCATGACCAGCAGTGGGGGTCCGTGTGTGACAACGACTGGGACATGGAGGATGCCAAAGTGGTGTGCCGGCACCTGGGCTGCGGCGCTCCaatctctgctccaggctgggctAGGTTTGGCAGGGGCTATGACCCCATCTGGTTGGAGACGGTCAGCTGCCAGGGGACGGAGGCTGCCCTTACTGAGTGCAGAACCCAGATGTGGGGCACCCACAGCTGCCACCACGGGGAAGACGCCAGTGTGGTGTGCTCAG ACCCGATGGCACTTCAGTTGGTAGATGGCCCACACCGCTGCGCTGGGAGGGTCAAGGTGCTTCATCAGGAGGAGTGGGGGACAGTGTGTGACAATGGCTGGGACCTGCAGGATGCCGAGGTGGTGtgctggcagctgggctgtggggcagcagtgGCAGCCCCGGGCTTCGCTCACTTTGGCCGGGGAAGTGATCCCATCTGGCTGGATGAAGTGAACTGCACAGGGACCGAGTCCACCCTTTCTGAATGCAGGGCCAAGCCGAAAGGAGTTCACAAGTGCCACCACGGAGAAGACGCTGGTGCAGTGTGCTCAG ACCCTACTGAGGTCCGGCTGGTGAATGGCTCAAATCGCTGCTCTGGGAGAGTTGAGGTGCTGCACAACCAGCGATGGGGAAGCGTGCGTGATGACAACTGGGACCTAGATGATGCAGAAGTAGTGTGCCGACAGCTGAGCTGTGGGATGGCTGTAGCCACTCCACCCAGAGCTCAGTTTGGGGTGGGGCATGAGCCCATCTGGCTGGACGATGTGAACTGCACCGGCACTGAGGCTACCCTCTCTGAGTGCAGGGCCGGACCATGGGAAGAGAGTAACTGCAACCATCAAGAAGATGCCAGCGTGGTATGCCAGG GTCTAGCTCAGCTCCGGCTGGTGAATGGCTCCAGCCGCTGCTCCGGGAGGGTTGAGGTGCTTCGTAACCAGCAGTGGGGAACGGTGTGTGACAACGGCTGGGACCTAAATGATGCTGAGGTGATGTGCCAGCAGATGGGCTGCGGAGTGGCTGTGTCAGCTCCAGGCTCAGCTCATTTTGGGCCAGGGTCCAACCATATCTGGCTGGGTGAAGTTGAGTGCACGGGGGCAGAAGTTACCCTCTCCGAATGCAGGTCCAGGATGGAGGAACCCATTAATTGCCACCATGGGGAAGATGCTGGTGTTGTGTGCtcag ACCCCCCGGCATTGTGA